Proteins encoded in a region of the Loxodonta africana isolate mLoxAfr1 chromosome 22, mLoxAfr1.hap2, whole genome shotgun sequence genome:
- the DNAJB8 gene encoding dnaJ homolog subfamily B member 8 → MANFYEVLGVKSSASPEDIKKAYRKLALRWHPDKNPDNKEEAEKKFKQVSEAYEVLSDSKKRSLYDRAGCDSWRAGGGASTPYNSPFDTGYTFRNPEDIFREFFGGLDPFSFDFWDNPFNSDRDSRGRGLRGAFSAGFGEFPAFMEAFSSFDNTLGRGGGGSRTTFSSTSFGGSGSGSSGFKSVMSSTEMINGRKITTKRIVENGQERVEVEEDGQLKSVTINGKEQLKRVDNK, encoded by the coding sequence ATGGCCAACTTCTATGAAGTGCTGGGGGTGAAGTCCAGCGCCTCCCCAGAGGACATCAAGAAGGCCTACCGTAAGTTGGCCCTGCGCTGGCACCCTGACAAGAACCCTGACAACAAAGAGGAGGCAGAGAAGAAGTTCAAGCAGGTGTCTGAGGCCTATGAGGTCCTATCTGACTCCAAGAAGCGCTCCCTGTATGACCGTGCGGGCTGTGACAGCTGGCGGGCGGGTGGCGGGGCCAGCACCCCCTACAACAGCCCATTTGACACTGGCTACACTTTCCGAAACCCTGAGGACATCTTCCGGGAATTTTTTGGTGGCCTAGACCCCTTCTCTTTTGACTTCTGGGACAACCCATTCAACAGTGACCGTGATAGCCGTGGCCGTGGCCTGCGTGGGGCCTTCTCAGCAGGCTTTGGTGAgttccctgccttcatggaggcCTTCTCATCCTTCGATAACACGCTGGGCCGTGGAGGGGGCGGCAGCCGCACCACCTTCTCATCTACCTCCTTTGGGGGCTCCGGCTCAGGCAGTTCAGGGTTCAAGTCAGTGATGTCATCCACTGAGATGATCAACGGGAGAAAGATCACCACCAAGCGCATCGTGGAGAATGGGCAGGAGCGCGTGGAAGTTGAGGAGGATGGGCAGCTCAAGTCAGTGACCATTAATGGCAAGGAGCAGCTCAAACGGGTGGACAACAAGTGA